Proteins from a genomic interval of Campylobacter sp. RM16189:
- a CDS encoding HlyD family type I secretion periplasmic adaptor subunit — translation MILSNEKGTIRFGLFAIFLLVGVFGGWAAIAPLKNAAVAVGKVSVVNDKKVVQHLEGGVIDKILVKDGDKVKAGDIVLEIKNARLQAELEMAQSEFLQNSVIEARLLAQRDDLEQINFKDELRNIKGFEEAANGQISIFKEQKKLLNDEKEILNQRITQLQKQIESLKAIIESRKQKSASLDEEIKEWDRLYKEQLSDKIRLRDSQREKIAVDGEIASSVADIARLEVQITETKSQIILRERTFKEEVLKRLEDTKRMINDTKSKYIALNDQLDRTMVKAPVDGTIVGMIAHTVGGVIRPGEVIMSIVPNSSEYVVDAKMNLTDVDKVHIGLIADVRFSAFELQQAHVVEGKVTYVSADSLQDNNGHQFYEIKIELTEDGIKELERNKFFLLPGMPAEVMVRTGDRTVLSYILNPFTNMFERAFNED, via the coding sequence ATGATACTATCTAACGAAAAAGGAACTATTAGATTCGGTCTTTTTGCAATATTTTTATTAGTCGGAGTTTTTGGCGGATGGGCGGCAATAGCTCCTCTTAAAAATGCTGCCGTCGCCGTAGGAAAAGTAAGCGTAGTAAATGACAAAAAGGTTGTTCAACACTTAGAGGGCGGAGTAATAGATAAAATTTTAGTTAAAGATGGAGACAAGGTAAAAGCGGGCGATATAGTGCTGGAGATAAAAAACGCAAGACTTCAGGCAGAACTCGAGATGGCTCAGAGCGAATTTTTACAAAATAGCGTTATAGAGGCTAGACTTTTAGCTCAAAGAGACGATCTTGAACAAATAAATTTCAAAGACGAACTAAGAAATATCAAGGGTTTCGAAGAGGCTGCAAATGGTCAAATAAGCATATTTAAAGAACAAAAAAAATTACTTAATGACGAAAAAGAGATCCTAAATCAGAGAATCACCCAGCTTCAAAAGCAAATAGAAAGTCTAAAAGCTATAATAGAGTCAAGAAAACAAAAATCAGCATCACTGGATGAAGAGATAAAAGAGTGGGATAGGTTATACAAAGAACAGCTTAGCGACAAAATAAGACTTAGAGACTCTCAGCGCGAAAAGATAGCGGTAGATGGCGAAATAGCATCAAGCGTAGCCGATATAGCTAGACTTGAAGTACAAATAACAGAGACAAAATCTCAAATTATTTTAAGAGAAAGAACCTTCAAGGAAGAAGTACTAAAAAGGCTTGAAGACACAAAAAGAATGATAAATGACACAAAGTCAAAATACATAGCATTAAACGATCAGCTTGATAGAACTATGGTAAAAGCACCAGTGGATGGAACTATAGTGGGAATGATAGCTCATACTGTAGGCGGTGTAATAAGACCGGGCGAGGTTATAATGAGCATAGTGCCTAATAGTAGTGAATATGTAGTAGATGCTAAGATGAATTTAACCGATGTGGATAAGGTTCATATAGGCTTGATTGCGGATGTGAGATTTAGTGCGTTTGAACTACAGCAAGCTCACGTAGTAGAGGGCAAAGTAACTTATGTCTCGGCAGATAGCCTGCAAGATAATAACGGACATCAATTTTATGAGATAAAAATAGAGCTTACGGAAGACGGCATAAAAGAACTTGAGAGAAATAAATTCTTTTTACTACCGGGAATGCCAGCTGAAGTCATGGTAAGAACAGGAGATAGAACCGTGCTAAGCTATATTTTAAATCCTTTTACAAATATGTTTGAAAGGGCTTTTAATGAAGATTAA
- a CDS encoding DUF4214 domain-containing protein, whose product MALTKTQVSQLYVTLFGRASESSGSKFWQKTQPNMTEAATNMLNDESAKAFFGSSIDTNAKFVNHIYENVFGRAAEAEGFNFWVSALEKGNARGFIVSEMIKAAEKNEPTFNAKVAVSDYLADKDEAVMGTHRSVYVEALDKAAKEGVDVAKAYVDSVALDAWISTPTNPGKVETLTALQEEKVANVFEAPMVYNPGGTDYIPSLQDEDKLIGIVGRSDNTLNATLGQENADEGTGTARTPNLVNIQYLNAKLTGNVNHLDLRYADSLTKVNLHHFTNNADGGADTMFTVDNISSKLEGMRVANLDDSNDSAMFEFKQGILNATDDKGLLELADVNANSIIITSRGNDSEREGYETLDLVAKSGVDINTLSVADLRVLNISGDGNLEIAMLTSDKEKEYNALSSKYGGVEANNTNYFEKLDASKLNGKMTVDISRIAKDWVDTADSATKKDTTIIGTAKDDTFYTSKAIGGRLTLDGGEGKDKFVVVSGDIGKNADKKIAKVTNIESLELRTQGTDAIKVDFDAFDNTLDQVIVRDENNTYVPEHIDGKGLVVPEVLGNASTFTFNNVTKDFADNKKFIIEHSVTEPKINQAYNVLLEINLKDPTAKDDKLNIEVVNAPNRTTEFNYKIKTAGVETINLVDSDSEDNTVILETNEKLLEISGGKSGNTYTIDNVVSPTVNAAGYLGDLRIQAVGKGVGKGDADQSITLGEGNDVVTFTGEGYLTSKDKVVGGAGDDVLRAVLSADTTLNVTGVETLHLASTSSIELDIAGGDFGKLVFISGQSTAHNDKILGNKVAQHLSDASTKIDTSDLVTIAESNISELNFSGDLYKSDTDFKAANEDRDHTFNGVWLKKNASETLDVNINAALDDVKMISANNYNVGQIYVNGTKTFNLNVSNDRAEKAVTPVSAAVTATETTIDGITGKDLSTITLSTKGNLTTGIVTGDGINSVLTKFDASGVVGNLNSTVNSLGDNAQVILADGNNTFDALGSGGKLIHITAGNGNNTITGSSQSDYITAGDGNNVINADLGDNIIKLGEGGDIVITRDGSDSVDLGGGFDKFTDNKNGGGAPVPNATTTVTKTSGAAQITIFPNGNDETAGLALSTANQLLPSKITAVNTAVATAIANAAGSDFQTAAGGPFVTAIKAGWADDTHAAAAALDLIKQKVADYTLTNLENALTSSDARFAGISDTEVQAILAAAKKTIVDEINKITTAALVAADTDGDNLVDGGELDTLLTAAITAAQAAVGGVVTPMVDNSFVKDIDEALGAANHIDQWIAVGEGSTLKFQWKGLNDISNATVLDGRVAKEIGDIDTLGAGQTPTDNNDFWLIKGVTPTANSLTINGGKGNDVAIVTNDGAALTFTGGAGNDAAVGGMESDFFQGGQGADVFVMNNRTLVLDGKQDTVKIADGESTAKAYDVIYAFDASAGASDTLTEGNKVGVAGKDSLDLALAFNAAEVTIASAAGKQDVVGHGDIVSLTVDAHGLVTFEKTENKAAVAYNVVDEAHLANVLALLADKFNGKGITLAFAYDKDGDLTTTQDQSTFVFQDGTTDTVVELAGLTGVQGLEAVGGGGAANYIAIG is encoded by the coding sequence ATGGCTTTAACAAAAACACAGGTTTCTCAACTTTACGTTACTCTTTTCGGAAGAGCATCTGAAAGTTCAGGAAGTAAATTTTGGCAGAAAACTCAGCCAAATATGACCGAAGCTGCTACTAACATGTTAAATGACGAGTCAGCAAAAGCGTTTTTCGGAAGCAGCATTGATACTAATGCTAAATTCGTTAATCATATCTATGAGAATGTTTTCGGTAGAGCGGCAGAAGCAGAAGGGTTTAATTTCTGGGTTTCTGCTTTGGAAAAAGGTAATGCGCGCGGATTTATCGTATCTGAGATGATAAAAGCTGCAGAAAAGAATGAGCCTACATTCAACGCAAAAGTTGCTGTATCTGATTATTTGGCTGATAAAGACGAGGCTGTGATGGGAACACATCGCTCTGTTTATGTAGAAGCTCTTGATAAAGCGGCTAAAGAAGGTGTAGATGTTGCTAAAGCTTACGTAGATAGTGTAGCTTTGGATGCTTGGATTTCTACTCCTACTAATCCTGGCAAGGTAGAGACTTTAACTGCTCTTCAAGAGGAAAAAGTAGCTAACGTTTTTGAAGCTCCTATGGTTTATAACCCTGGCGGAACAGACTATATCCCTTCTCTTCAAGACGAAGATAAGCTAATAGGTATAGTAGGTAGATCAGACAATACCCTTAACGCTACTCTAGGTCAAGAAAATGCCGATGAAGGCACAGGAACAGCTAGAACACCAAATCTTGTAAATATTCAATACCTTAATGCTAAACTTACAGGTAATGTAAATCATTTGGATTTACGCTATGCCGATAGCTTAACAAAAGTTAATCTTCATCACTTTACAAATAATGCTGATGGTGGCGCTGACACCATGTTTACTGTTGATAATATCAGCTCAAAACTTGAGGGTATGAGAGTAGCTAACCTAGATGACTCTAATGATAGTGCTATGTTTGAATTTAAACAAGGCATATTGAATGCTACAGACGATAAAGGTCTACTAGAGCTTGCCGATGTAAATGCCAATAGTATTATTATAACTTCTAGAGGAAATGATTCTGAGAGAGAAGGATATGAGACTCTTGATCTAGTGGCTAAGAGTGGTGTGGATATCAATACTCTGTCTGTTGCAGATTTAAGAGTATTAAATATTTCCGGCGATGGTAATTTGGAAATAGCAATGCTAACATCCGATAAAGAAAAAGAATATAATGCTCTCAGTTCTAAATATGGTGGTGTTGAAGCCAATAACACAAACTATTTCGAGAAACTTGATGCATCTAAGCTTAATGGCAAGATGACAGTGGATATTTCTCGCATAGCTAAAGATTGGGTAGATACCGCTGATTCTGCGACTAAAAAAGATACAACTATTATAGGAACTGCTAAAGACGATACTTTCTATACATCTAAAGCTATAGGCGGTAGATTGACATTAGATGGTGGTGAAGGTAAAGATAAATTCGTAGTTGTTTCAGGCGATATTGGCAAGAATGCCGATAAAAAAATCGCAAAAGTTACGAATATTGAATCTTTGGAACTAAGAACACAAGGTACTGATGCAATAAAAGTTGACTTTGATGCATTTGATAATACTTTAGATCAGGTTATTGTGCGCGATGAGAATAATACATATGTTCCTGAGCATATCGATGGCAAGGGTTTGGTAGTACCTGAAGTTCTTGGTAATGCATCTACGTTTACTTTCAATAACGTAACAAAAGATTTTGCCGATAATAAGAAATTTATTATTGAGCATTCTGTTACAGAACCAAAAATAAATCAAGCTTATAACGTTCTATTAGAGATTAATCTAAAAGATCCTACAGCTAAAGACGACAAGCTTAATATCGAAGTTGTAAATGCTCCAAATAGAACAACAGAATTTAATTATAAGATAAAAACTGCAGGTGTAGAAACCATAAATCTTGTAGATAGTGACAGCGAGGATAACACAGTTATTCTTGAGACTAATGAAAAACTTCTTGAGATTTCTGGTGGTAAAAGTGGCAATACATATACTATAGATAACGTAGTATCACCTACTGTAAATGCGGCAGGATATCTAGGCGACCTTAGAATTCAAGCTGTAGGCAAGGGCGTAGGCAAAGGAGATGCCGATCAGTCTATCACACTTGGTGAAGGTAACGATGTTGTAACATTTACAGGAGAAGGCTATTTAACTAGCAAAGACAAAGTAGTAGGTGGTGCAGGTGATGATGTTCTTAGAGCTGTATTGTCAGCAGACACTACGCTTAATGTAACCGGAGTGGAAACTCTGCATTTAGCTTCTACAAGCAGTATTGAGCTTGATATAGCAGGTGGAGACTTTGGTAAATTGGTATTTATATCTGGACAATCAACTGCTCATAACGACAAGATACTCGGAAATAAAGTAGCGCAACACCTATCAGATGCATCTACAAAGATTGATACAAGCGATCTTGTCACTATAGCTGAATCTAATATTTCAGAGCTTAACTTCTCCGGTGACCTATACAAGAGTGATACAGATTTTAAAGCTGCCAACGAAGACAGAGATCACACATTTAACGGTGTATGGCTGAAGAAGAATGCATCAGAAACTCTTGATGTTAATATCAACGCAGCTCTTGATGATGTTAAAATGATTTCCGCTAACAACTATAATGTAGGTCAAATTTATGTTAACGGAACTAAAACATTTAACTTAAATGTATCCAATGATAGAGCCGAGAAAGCTGTAACTCCAGTTTCTGCTGCTGTAACCGCTACAGAAACAACTATAGATGGAATTACAGGCAAAGATTTATCAACCATCACACTTTCTACTAAAGGAAATTTAACAACAGGTATCGTTACAGGAGATGGAATCAACTCTGTCCTTACAAAATTTGATGCTAGTGGTGTAGTTGGTAACTTAAACTCTACGGTAAACAGCCTTGGAGACAATGCTCAAGTTATCTTGGCTGATGGAAATAATACATTTGATGCGTTGGGTTCTGGTGGTAAATTAATTCATATTACAGCAGGAAACGGCAATAACACTATTACTGGCTCTTCTCAATCAGACTATATAACAGCTGGTGACGGCAATAACGTCATTAATGCTGATCTAGGTGACAATATTATTAAACTAGGCGAAGGTGGTGATATTGTTATAACTAGAGATGGTAGTGACTCTGTAGATTTAGGCGGAGGTTTTGATAAATTTACAGATAATAAAAATGGAGGCGGAGCACCTGTTCCAAATGCAACTACAACTGTTACTAAGACATCAGGCGCTGCTCAGATAACAATTTTCCCTAACGGAAATGACGAGACAGCCGGTCTTGCGCTATCTACAGCAAATCAATTGCTTCCAAGTAAAATTACTGCTGTTAATACAGCGGTAGCAACAGCCATTGCAAATGCTGCAGGTTCTGACTTTCAAACTGCCGCAGGTGGTCCTTTTGTTACAGCTATAAAAGCTGGTTGGGCTGATGATACACATGCTGCTGCTGCTGCTTTAGATTTGATTAAACAAAAAGTTGCAGATTATACCTTAACTAATCTTGAAAATGCTCTTACATCTTCTGATGCTAGATTTGCTGGCATTAGTGATACTGAGGTTCAAGCTATTCTTGCTGCCGCCAAAAAAACAATCGTAGATGAGATAAATAAAATTACTACGGCTGCTCTTGTAGCTGCGGATACTGATGGTGATAATCTTGTAGATGGTGGTGAGCTTGATACTTTATTAACCGCAGCTATTACAGCAGCTCAAGCAGCAGTTGGCGGAGTTGTAACTCCTATGGTTGATAACAGTTTTGTAAAAGATATTGATGAAGCGCTGGGAGCAGCTAACCACATAGATCAATGGATAGCGGTAGGAGAGGGTTCTACTCTCAAATTCCAATGGAAAGGTCTTAATGATATATCTAACGCTACTGTTCTTGACGGTAGAGTAGCTAAAGAGATTGGTGATATTGATACCTTAGGAGCGGGTCAAACTCCTACTGACAATAATGACTTCTGGTTAATTAAAGGCGTAACTCCAACTGCAAATTCTCTTACTATTAATGGCGGTAAAGGCAATGATGTAGCTATCGTTACTAACGACGGTGCAGCTCTTACATTTACTGGTGGTGCTGGAAATGACGCTGCTGTGGGTGGCATGGAGTCAGACTTCTTCCAAGGTGGTCAAGGTGCAGATGTATTTGTAATGAATAACCGCACACTTGTATTAGACGGAAAACAAGATACAGTCAAGATAGCCGACGGTGAGTCAACAGCTAAAGCGTATGATGTTATTTATGCTTTTGACGCCTCAGCCGGTGCAAGTGATACCTTAACAGAAGGCAATAAAGTCGGTGTTGCGGGTAAAGACTCTCTTGACCTTGCTCTTGCTTTTAATGCTGCCGAAGTTACTATTGCGAGTGCTGCAGGCAAGCAAGATGTTGTAGGTCATGGAGATATAGTAAGTCTAACTGTTGATGCTCATGGTCTTGTTACATTTGAAAAAACAGAAAATAAAGCTGCTGTAGCTTATAATGTTGTTGATGAAGCACATCTTGCTAATGTATTGGCATTGCTTGCTGATAAATTTAATGGTAAAGGTATCACTCTTGCATTTGCGTATGACAAAGACGGTGATTTAACAACTACTCAAGATCAGTCTACTTTCGTATTCCAAGACGGAACAACCGATACTGTAGTTGAACTAGCCGGTCTAACAGGCGTACAAGGACTAGAGGCTGTCGGCGGCGGCGGTGCGGCTAACTATATTGCTATAGGTTAA
- a CDS encoding MBOAT family protein produces MLFNSYEFIFIFLPITFFIYFFLNSKRLTKASKIFLIVSSLFFYSWWNIIYLPLIIISVLFNYAIGLLLTKHSRYTKRQRKLLLTTGIVANISLLGYFKYSDFFISNINFLFSSDISLLNLTLPLAISFFSFQQIAYLIDSYKNETKEYSFINYCIFITFFPQLIAGPIVHHREMMPYFESAKTKIINYKNISKGIYVFSIGLFKKVVIADSFSIWATNGFDVAQTLSLLEAWATSLSYTFQLYFDFSGYCDMAIGAALLFNIKLPVNFNSPYKATNIQDFWRRWHITLSKFLRDYIYIPLGGNRQGEAKTYVNLMATFLIGGIWHGAGWTFIFWGFLHGLALVVFRIWGKYSIKLNKILAWILTFNFINITWVFFRAKEWGDAIKVLKGMCGFSSVTLPNFLSDHLHCLSAYGVKFANTFLAIGGDKNMIAYIIFAFILTLTQKNSIEKTNSLILNYKTYTVAAFMFVCSIILLKQESEFLYFNF; encoded by the coding sequence ATGCTATTTAATAGCTATGAATTTATATTTATATTTTTACCAATAACATTTTTTATATACTTCTTTTTGAACTCTAAAAGACTAACCAAAGCTTCAAAGATTTTTTTAATAGTCTCATCTCTGTTTTTCTATAGCTGGTGGAATATCATATATCTACCTCTTATAATCATCTCGGTATTATTTAATTATGCCATAGGCTTACTGCTTACTAAACACTCCAGATATACCAAAAGACAAAGAAAGCTGCTACTTACAACAGGAATAGTAGCAAATATAAGTTTACTAGGCTACTTTAAATACTCTGATTTTTTTATTTCTAACATAAATTTTTTATTTAGCAGCGACATTTCACTCCTAAATTTAACCTTGCCACTAGCGATATCATTCTTCTCTTTTCAGCAAATAGCTTATCTTATCGACTCATACAAAAACGAAACTAAAGAGTATAGCTTTATAAACTACTGCATATTTATTACCTTTTTTCCTCAGCTCATAGCAGGTCCGATAGTCCATCATAGAGAGATGATGCCTTATTTTGAAAGTGCAAAAACCAAAATAATAAACTATAAAAACATATCAAAAGGGATATATGTTTTTTCTATCGGGCTATTTAAAAAAGTGGTCATAGCCGACTCTTTTTCGATATGGGCCACTAATGGCTTTGACGTTGCACAGACACTATCTTTGCTAGAAGCTTGGGCTACTTCACTCTCATATACATTTCAGCTATATTTTGACTTTAGCGGATATTGCGATATGGCTATAGGAGCCGCTCTGCTTTTTAATATCAAACTTCCTGTTAATTTCAACTCACCCTACAAAGCGACGAACATCCAAGACTTCTGGAGACGCTGGCATATCACACTTTCTAAATTTTTAAGAGATTATATCTATATACCGCTTGGCGGGAATAGACAAGGTGAAGCAAAAACCTATGTAAACTTAATGGCTACATTTTTGATAGGAGGTATATGGCATGGCGCAGGTTGGACATTTATATTCTGGGGATTTTTACACGGTTTAGCCCTAGTGGTTTTTAGAATCTGGGGTAAGTATTCTATCAAACTAAATAAAATACTAGCTTGGATATTGACATTTAACTTTATAAATATCACTTGGGTATTTTTTAGAGCCAAAGAGTGGGGAGACGCCATAAAAGTTTTAAAAGGAATGTGTGGCTTTAGCTCCGTGACCCTGCCTAATTTCCTATCGGACCACCTGCACTGTTTATCGGCTTACGGTGTAAAATTCGCAAACACATTTCTAGCGATAGGAGGTGATAAAAATATGATAGCATATATAATCTTTGCTTTTATCTTAACTTTGACACAAAAAAATAGTATAGAAAAAACCAATAGCCTGATACTAAACTATAAGACATACACAGTTGCGGCTTTTATGTTCGTTTGTTCGATTATTCTCTTAAAACAAGAGTCTGAATTTTTGTATTTTAATTTTTAG
- a CDS encoding type I secretion system permease/ATPase, with product MSIEKKENELKNILKKSKKCLIYAGVFSMFINLLMLTSPLYMLQLYGRVVTSRSLDTLTMLTLIVVFLFVMMGLFEILRSRILVVFANQIDQNLSGRVYDAIFKLASKNPSKTTSQAMSDINTIKQYLSGNGVFAFLDAPWMPIYIAILFMFHPMYGWFSVFAAICLFILALLNEKATKDGLKNSNDSYRKEMRLVDLNLRNSETIQAMGMNGNLKKIWESKHNEFLSSHSVASSMAGIYSNISKTARITFQSLMLGLGAYLVVKMELTPGMMIAGSIIMGRALAPLDILIASWRNYKGAKESYERLDRFLSEFPEEDTRTKLPDPIGKIECQSISVLPPNSKNLSLMDVTFGLNAGDMCAIIGPSAAGKSSLARAVLGVWPLFKGIVRIDGADINHYDSDHLGRFVGYLPQDIELFEGTVAENISRFGELDSEEIVKAAKLANVHEMILNLPEGYDTKLGAGGSSLSGGQRQRIALARAFYKSPKIIVLDEPNASLDEAGERALQQALLNIKGQATIILITHKLNILGIVDKIAVLANGRLAYFGARDAVLAELTKTQAKVAGQQAAQKAIEENE from the coding sequence ATGAGCATAGAAAAAAAAGAAAACGAATTAAAAAATATACTTAAAAAATCAAAAAAATGCCTGATATACGCAGGTGTTTTTAGTATGTTTATAAACCTCTTGATGCTCACATCTCCTCTTTATATGCTTCAACTATACGGAAGAGTAGTAACATCAAGGAGCCTTGATACTCTCACTATGCTTACTCTCATAGTAGTATTTTTATTTGTAATGATGGGTTTATTTGAGATACTAAGATCTAGAATACTTGTAGTATTTGCAAATCAAATAGACCAAAATTTATCTGGCAGAGTATATGATGCAATATTTAAATTAGCGTCCAAAAACCCATCTAAAACCACATCTCAAGCGATGAGCGATATAAATACGATAAAGCAATATCTAAGTGGCAACGGAGTTTTTGCATTCTTAGATGCACCTTGGATGCCGATATATATCGCAATACTTTTTATGTTTCATCCTATGTATGGATGGTTTAGCGTATTTGCCGCTATTTGTCTTTTTATACTCGCGCTTTTAAATGAAAAAGCCACTAAAGACGGTCTTAAAAACTCAAATGATAGCTATAGAAAAGAGATGAGACTTGTAGATCTTAACTTAAGAAATTCAGAAACCATACAAGCCATGGGAATGAATGGAAATCTAAAAAAAATATGGGAAAGCAAACATAACGAATTTCTAAGCTCTCACTCAGTTGCAAGCTCTATGGCCGGAATTTACTCTAATATAAGCAAGACAGCCCGTATTACGTTTCAATCCTTAATGCTCGGTCTGGGCGCTTATCTGGTTGTTAAAATGGAACTAACTCCCGGAATGATGATAGCGGGTTCAATCATCATGGGTAGAGCCTTGGCTCCACTTGATATACTTATAGCAAGCTGGAGAAACTACAAAGGAGCTAAAGAGAGTTATGAAAGACTTGATAGATTTTTATCAGAATTTCCAGAGGAAGACACTAGAACCAAGCTTCCCGATCCTATCGGAAAAATAGAGTGTCAAAGCATATCTGTATTACCTCCAAATTCTAAAAATTTATCACTAATGGACGTAACTTTCGGATTAAATGCCGGAGATATGTGTGCAATCATAGGTCCAAGCGCAGCCGGCAAAAGCTCTTTAGCAAGGGCTGTTTTAGGAGTATGGCCCTTATTTAAGGGAATAGTTAGGATAGATGGAGCCGACATAAATCACTACGATAGCGATCATCTGGGGCGGTTTGTGGGATACCTGCCACAAGATATAGAGCTTTTTGAAGGAACGGTGGCAGAAAATATATCAAGATTTGGAGAGCTTGACTCAGAAGAGATAGTAAAAGCGGCTAAACTAGCAAATGTTCACGAAATGATACTAAATTTACCTGAGGGATATGACACCAAGCTTGGAGCGGGAGGGTCTAGTTTAAGCGGTGGGCAAAGACAAAGGATCGCACTAGCAAGGGCATTTTACAAATCCCCTAAGATAATAGTTCTCGATGAACCAAACGCGAGTCTTGACGAGGCAGGAGAAAGAGCGTTACAGCAAGCTCTTTTAAATATTAAAGGTCAAGCCACGATAATACTTATAACACACAAGTTAAATATACTTGGTATAGTTGATAAGATAGCCGTTTTAGCCAATGGAAGACTAGCGTATTTTGGCGCAAGAGATGCCGTCTTAGCCGAACTTACTAAAACTCAAGCCAAGGTTGCAGGGCAGCAAGCAGCACAAAAAGCCATAGAGGAGAACGAATGA
- a CDS encoding SapC family protein has product MGRKTREISSGIVLIKQNGDFCKNDYEIEIYRNKLFEIAKRQNVDVYGYYIGKNNIMLYIHSEDIAKFMQILNSSFIRERNKKRENKDENGKIDRYIVTSVGDNEKDDIAKFIEQSGGVIFVKSSKNISIEKKHNLNNIKKRKNMNIVALNSEIHKNLRYTGGKIPNTAIAKITVSEMKKCAENFCIVFTNDVVPTMVVLLGQTENVMIDDEFSGYIPASLKNYPFLLGNADGKRVLCVDMDSDHLSENDKGERLFGDNENKSEFLDKVIVALKNYDSDFKRTQLMMEELKKSGILINKELNLKVADENYVLIKGFSVVSRSKLNELDDKTLAMFVRNGYMDLINIHLSSLSNFQTLASRILEK; this is encoded by the coding sequence GTGGGTAGAAAGACCAGAGAAATAAGCAGTGGAATAGTCTTAATAAAACAAAATGGAGATTTTTGCAAAAATGACTATGAAATAGAAATATATAGAAATAAGCTTTTTGAGATAGCCAAACGTCAAAATGTTGATGTTTATGGATACTATATAGGTAAAAACAATATTATGCTTTATATACATAGTGAAGATATAGCAAAATTTATGCAAATTTTAAATAGCTCTTTTATAAGAGAGAGAAATAAAAAAAGAGAGAATAAAGATGAAAATGGAAAGATAGATAGATATATAGTAACATCTGTAGGCGATAACGAAAAGGATGATATAGCTAAATTTATAGAGCAAAGCGGTGGAGTTATATTCGTCAAAAGCAGTAAAAACATAAGTATAGAAAAAAAACATAATCTAAATAATATAAAAAAAAGGAAAAACATGAATATAGTGGCTTTAAACTCAGAGATACATAAAAACTTAAGATATACAGGAGGAAAAATACCGAATACTGCGATAGCTAAAATAACTGTTTCAGAGATGAAAAAGTGCGCGGAGAATTTTTGTATAGTATTTACAAATGATGTTGTGCCTACAATGGTGGTGCTTCTAGGTCAAACTGAAAATGTAATGATAGATGATGAATTTAGCGGCTACATACCTGCCAGTTTAAAAAACTATCCGTTTTTATTAGGAAATGCGGACGGAAAAAGAGTTCTATGCGTAGATATGGACTCGGATCACTTATCAGAAAACGATAAGGGAGAGAGACTTTTTGGAGATAATGAGAATAAAAGTGAATTTTTAGATAAAGTCATAGTGGCTCTAAAAAACTATGATTCGGATTTTAAGAGAACTCAGCTAATGATGGAAGAGTTAAAAAAATCAGGAATTTTAATAAACAAAGAACTGAATTTAAAAGTAGCCGATGAAAACTATGTGTTGATAAAGGGATTTTCAGTAGTAAGCAGAAGCAAGCTAAACGAGCTTGATGATAAAACTTTGGCTATGTTTGTAAGAAACGGATATATGGATCTTATAAATATTCACTTAAGTAGTCTTTCGAATTTTCAAACCCTAGCCTCAAGGATACTTGAAAAATGA